A single Metarhizium brunneum chromosome 5, complete sequence DNA region contains:
- the Tf2-12_14 gene encoding Transposon Tf2-12 polyprotein, with protein MAPRETTTASGSNETREGPTTISAHDMLAEIIRLRERVQQMEEERQEQATTAATIKKDLGEILRPRAPGPYDGSPGALQGFLTQLRAYHRQFPTKMEESSAKVLHAGGCMTGVALAWFEPIMRDYLNKEKDDREEETNTIFESYDEFEKAIKKAFGTVDEARAAEYYIDGLKQKGSASDYAARFRQLASQLDWEDEPLMSAFYKGLKEEVKDELYRENRPDNLSDYIAMAVRIDDRQYQRRIQKKQGKGTWSPAKGKSYQANQRRKRDEPIAYGHTLNPGRMELDATKKDDKKEKKCYNCGKPGHFANKCKKPRKEWKPVPEGGKKQLNSTNQQKIEVTESEVEHKNLNWTFCYDDNCYVHMSSKQERGWFPKEPRKPKKKIMNFIGNGLQVAKQLVQEDLDEQSMEKRTLAMTGRKELHEPKSPEYLDEDSHQEILDWVRQQAEARKNRREQQYREEQDAQILTTFDEPEDRVREMSVDDDNAILDTPEASEDERSEEETPARLTATQEQAVQRYFPAPTGKHFAIPILAVDTTTAMENQTLWFPEGEKEDDPRLSPRHAEHTRLAWASCAFAMCQAHFQTKARLDAFPIRMKGYPIKAPYFRWELLEWRVKIINNDQTMILEPDSNTPIKCRAHTDPTDNGRSDKMVLDAEVMGHRVRILVDSGAMGNYISPRVVNRYQLPWKHKEAPYELTDIEGKLFAYNDGIINQETDHLEVQIQSHSEVIQLDVMDVSEHDLVLGYPWLWESNPLINWRTGQLKWNETSGQQNQQNSEERTKFRHNLAHEQSSEEKEPSSKLSKDQRQQTSGRKAVKTIGSTVTTSTALQTGIRTTISNKKTKAKIRKVIATLRKDLANTNKKLEGEKRNENDKDDKSPITKEERLKNIPKEYRKYEKLFAEELETGLPEHSQWDHQIELIDGKSTTFHKIYNLNARELETLREYIDEMLAKGYIRASTSEAGYPVMFVPKKNGKLRLVVDYRRLNAITMKDRTPLPLISELRDRLHGMNWFTALDLKGAYNLIRIKKGHEWKTAFRTKFGLFEYLVMPFGLTNAPATFQRMINSVLRKYLDNFVVVYLDDILIFSKTLEDHKRHVHKVLQALQDAKLLVEPAKSKFHTQEVDFLGHTIRPNEIRMEKTKIEAVRNWPTPKNVKDIQSFRGFANYYRRFIKSYGEIAAPLDELTKKDKQWNWNDEAQCAFDKIKELITSEPVLRTFDPEKETELETDSSDFALGAQVGQRDDDGKLHPIAFYSKKLHGAELNYPIYDKEFLAIINAFKEFRHYLMGSKHKVKVYTDHKNISHFATTQQLNGRQIRWAEYLSEFDYEIIHRKGSENGRADALSRRSDYDTGVPTATGPLLEINKNGNFQQKQLNAILKVQKEDPVYGKIHQWATDNIQHIGDVPTGCTCHPGGVPMYGEKIWIPPELQEECIKEMHEHPVYGHQGIRKTLDKIRRQYDFSGIKKMVEKVVNECIQCGKSKASRHKPYGELQPLPVPTRPWESIAFDHITKLPMSKEPMTNVEYDSIFVVTDRLTKYGYFLPYREASNAEELAYVFLRTIASNHGLPEEIISDRGSTFTSKFWQALMAQLGTNHKLSTAYHPQTDGQTERLNQTLEQYLRCYINHQQDDWVKWLPTAQLAYNSSISESTKQTPAYANYGFNPEVFRTQREGPQAERAMLQADELKRLHEEMRHELEFVRNRMAQYHNRKRSKGPIFGEGDMVYLLRRNIKTTRPSDKLDYKKLGPFAIKKRISTNNYELSLPKTMRNHPIVHISLLEKAPNNAPAEEDIEVMNETEYEVERILDMRTRNKTRQYLIKWKSYGDEENTWEPTEHLKNCQHLLRQYHQQHSTRHPQTQRSNPTRQ; from the exons atggcaccacgcgagactaccaccgcatctggatccaatgaaacccgagagggaccaaccaccatctctgctcacgacatgcttgctgagatcatacgccttcgggaacgggtccaacagatggaagaagaacggcaggaacaagccacgactgcggccacaattaaaaaggacttgggagaaatccttagacccagggcaccaggaccgtacgacggatccccgggtgcgcttcaaggattcctcactcaactcagggcttaccaccgacaattcccgaccaaaatggaagaatcctctgccaaggtactgcacgcaggagggtgtatgacgggagtggcactcgcatggtttgaacccattatgagggactaccttaacaaagaaaaagacgaccgcgaagaagaaaccaacaccattttcgaaagttacgatgaattcgaaaaagctatcaaaaaggcctttggaacagttgacgaagctagggctgctgagtactacatcgacgggctcaagcagaagggatcggcatccgattatgccgctcgcttcagacaacttgcatctcagcttgactgggaggacgaacctcttatgtcagctttctataaaggacttaaggaagaagtcaaagatgaactctacagggagaacagaccagacaacttatcggactacatcgctatggcggtacgaatcgacgacagacagtatcagcgacgcatacagaagaaacagggtaaaggaacctggagccctgccaaagggaagagttaccaagccaatcaacgcagaaagcgtgacgaacctattgcctatggtcacactcttaaccctggacgaatggagcttgacgctaccaagaaagacgacaaaaaggaaaagaaatgctacaactgcggaaaaccaggacatttcgccaataaatgcaagaaacccaggaaagaatggaagccagtaccagaaggaggtaagaaacaactcaattctactaaccaacagaaaatcgaagttaccgaatcagaggtggaacataagaacctcaactggaccttctgctatgacgacaactgctacgttcacatgagcagcaaacaagaaagaggatggtttccaaaagaaccaagaaaaccaaagaagaaaattatgaacttcataggaaacggactgcaagtagccaaacaactggtacaagaagacctggacgaacaatcaatggaaaagagaacgcttgcaatgacgggacgaaaggaactccatgaaccaaaatcgccagaatatttggacgaagactcgcaccaagaaattctcgattgggtgcgacaacaagcagaagcaaggaagaatcgaagggaacaacaatatagggaggagcaagacgcacaaatcctcaccaccttcgacgaaccggaagatagagtaagggaaatgagcgtcgatgacgacaacgcaatcctagatactccagaagcgtccgaagacgaacgaagcgaggaagaaacgcctgcaaggctgacagccacacaagaacaagctgtacagcgatatttccccgcaccaacaggaaaacatttcgcaattcctattctagcagtggacaccaccacggcaatggaaaaccagacactatggtttccggaaggagagaaggaagacgatcctagactctcaccaagacacgcggaacatacacgtttagcatgggcatcatgcgcgtttgcaatgtgccaggcacactttcaaaccaaggcacgattggatgcgtttccgatcaggatgaaaggatatccgatcaaagcaccatacttcagatgggaactcctagaatggagagtgaagataatcaataacgatcaaacgatgatcttggaacccgattcaaacacacccatcaaatgccgagctcatacagatcctacggac aacggacgaagcgacaaaatggtattagacgccgaagtcatgggacatcgcgttcgcatacttgtggacagtggcgcgatgggcaactatatctcacccagagttgtgaatcgttaccaactaccgtggaaacacaaagaggcaccatacgagttaactgatatcgaaggaaaactttttgcctataatgacggaatcattaaccaagagactgatcatctcgaagtacagattcaaagtcattcagaagtgattcaactcgatgttatggacgtatcggaacacgacctagtgttagggtacccatggttatgggagagtaacccactgatcaactggaggacaggccaactgaagtggaacgagacttcaggccaacagaatcagcagaattcggaagaaagaacgaaatttcgtcataacttagctcatgaacagagttctgaagaaaaagaaccttcaagcaagttatccaaggaccaacgacaacaaacaagcggcagaaaagcagtcaaaacaattggatccaccgtaacgacctcgacggcgctacaaaccgggatacgaacaacaataagcaacaagaagacaaaagccaagatccgaaaggttattgccaccttaaggaaagacctcgcgaacacaaacaagaaactcgaaggagaaaagaggaacgagaacgataaagacgacaaaagcccaataacgaaagaagaaagactcaagaatatccctaaggaataccggaaatacgaaaaattattcgcagaagaattagaaaccggattaccagaacacagccaatgggatcatcagattgaattgatagacggaaagtcgacaacattccataagatttacaacttaaacgcaagagaactcgaaacactacgggagtacatcgacgagatgttagcgaaaggctacatcagagcatccacatcagaagctggatacccagttatgtttgttccaaagaaaaacgggaaactgcggttagtagtggactatcggcgattgaacgcgattaccatgaaggatcgaacaccgttgccactaatatcggaactacgggaccgattgcacggaatgaattggttcaccgctttggacctgaagggagcatacaatttgattcgaataaagaaaggccatgaatggaagacagcctttagaacgaagttcggactattcgaatacctggtaatgccattcgggcttaccaacgcaccagcgacattccaacgaatgatcaacagcgtactacgaaaatatttggacaattttgtggtagtgtatctggacgatatactgatcttctcaaaaaccctggaagaccacaaaagacatgtacacaaggtactacaagcgctacaagacgcgaagttactagtggaaccagcaaaaagcaaattccatacccaggaagtagacttcctaggacacacgatacgaccaaacgagatacgaatggaaaagacaaagattgaggcagtaaggaactggccaacaccgaagaatgtcaaggacatacaaagctttagaggctttgcgaactattacaggagattcatcaagagctacggcgaaatcgcagcacccttggatgaactcaccaagaaggataagcagtggaattggaacgatgaggcgcaatgtgcctttgacaagatcaaagaactcatcacatccgaacctgttttgagaaccttcgacccagaaaaagaaacggaactagaaaccgactcatcagactttgctctaggagcacaagttggacaaagagacgatgacggaaaactacaccctattgcgttctactcgaagaaacttcatggagcagaactcaactaccccatctacgacaaagaattcctagcaatcatcaatgctttcaaggaatttagacactatctcatgggaagcaaacacaaagttaaggtgtataccgatcataagaacatctctcattttgcgacgacgcaacaattgaatggacgacaaattcgatgggccgaatatctttcagaattcgactacgaaatcatccatcgaaaaggatccgagaacggacgagcagacgctctaagtcgaagaagcgactacgatacaggagtacctacagcaacaggaccactccttgagatcaataaaaatggcaatttccagcagaaacaactgaatgccatattgaaagtacagaaagaagacccagtatacggcaaaatacaccaatgggcaacagacaatatacaacacattggggacgtaccgacgggatgcacatgccacccaggaggagtaccaatgtatggagagaaaatctggataccaccagaattacaagaagaatgcatcaaagaaatgcatgaacatccagtctacggacatcaaggaatccgcaagacactggataagatacgacgacaatacgatttctcaggaatcaagaaaatggtcgaaaaggttgtcaacgaatgcatacaatgcggaaaaagtaaggcttcacgacataagccatacggagaactgcaaccattaccagtaccaacacgaccatgggaatcgatagctttcgatcatattacgaagctaccaatgtcaaaagaaccaatgaccaacgtggaatatgacagcatattcgtggtcacggatagactcacaaaatacggatactttttaccgtacagagaagcaagcaatgcagaagaacttgcatatgtgttcttacgaacaatagcaagtaaccatggactgccagaagaaatcatatcggacagaggaagtacatttacttctaagttttggcaagcacttatggcacaacttggaacgaatcacaagttaagcaccgcataccatccacagacagatggacagacggaaagattgaaccagacgcttgaacagtatctacgatgttacatcaatcatcaacaggacgattgggttaaatggttacctacagcgcaattggcttacaatagctcgatatcagaatcgacaaagcaaacaccagcctacgccaattacggatttaatcccgaagtatttcgaacacagcgcgaaggaccgcaagcagaacgagcgatgctgcaagcagatgaactgaagagattgcacgaagaaatgcgacacgaattggaattcgtacgaaacagaatggcacaataccataatcgtaaaagatcgaagggaccaatctttggggagggagacatggtctacctactccgacgaaacatcaaaacaacgcgaccaagcgacaaattggactacaaaaaattaggaccattcgctatcaagaaaagaatatcgacaaacaactacgaactttcattaccaaagactatgaggaatcatcctatagtacacatttcacttcttgagaaagcaccaaacaatgcaccagcagaagaagacatcgaagtcatgaacgaaacggaatatgaagtagaacggatcttagacatgaggacaagaaacaaaacacgccaatatctcattaaatggaaaagctatggagacgaggaaaacacatgggaacctacggagcacctgaagaattgccagcacctattacggcagtatcaccagcagcattcaacaaggcatccccaaacacagcgttccaatccaacacgtcaatag
- the MAN12 gene encoding Mannosyl-oligosaccharide alpha-1,2-mannosidase has translation MAFPRRMSRLVLLTGLVLVVMLVMHMMPGDDAPSPLVSQNPPAPGGQSPQSPSQDSPGLKFDWSKAKLFYPPESIKPMPTGSPRKLGRVQAPDDAFAHDDETKKRQRAVRDTFKKSYNAYRTYAWMKDELMPVSGGFKDPFGGWAATLVDALDTLWIMDLRDEFREAVKAVSGIDWSVTKDNAANLFETTIRHLGGLLSAYDLSGDKVLLNKAVELAEMLYHGFDTPNHLPGFWFNYKEAKSGALVAGTNDPSASPASLCVEFTRLSQITGDPKYYDATDRVTRFLERTQNDTLLPGMWPITLDFRNEAARNSEFSLGARADSLYEYFPKMHALTGGVDPVYEQMYRTSMDTAAQHLLFRPMLPSEDDILFSGDYHARSAEKLVPESQHLTCFAGGMFGLGGRLFSIDEHVSLGERLARGCGWAYSVFPTGLMPEIFRLIPCNDSKECPWDDAVWKRVGGKNLPKGFVNARDPQYQLRPEAIESLFILYRITGKKELQDTAWAMFQAILGSTETKYAYSAISDVTTSGNTNKVDSMESFWLAETLKYFYLIFSPPDLISLDEYVLNTEAHPLKRPTAEG, from the exons ATGGCTTTCCCTCGAAGAATGTCGCGGCTCGTCCTGCTCACCGGCCTCGTGCTGGTCGTAATGCTGGTGATGCACATGATGCCGGGCGACGATGCCCCCTCGCCGCTGGTATCACAAAACCCTCCCGCTCCTGGAGGCCAATCGCCCCAATCACCATCACAGGACTCGCCCGGGTTAAAATTCGATTGGTCCAAGGCGAAGCTGTTCTACCCCCCAGAGTCCATTAAACCGATGCCGACTGGCTCCCCGCGAAAGCTGGGACGAGTGCAAGCCCCCGACGACGCCTTTGCCCACGACGACGAAACAAAGAAGCGGCAGAGAGCTGTGCGGGATACTTTTAAGAAGAGTTACAACGCATACAGAACATATGCCTGGATGAAGGACGAGCTGATGCCCGTGTCGGGCGGCTTCAAGGACCCCTTTGGCGGATGGGCTGCCACTCTAGTCGATGCCCTCGACACACTCTGGATCATGGACCTGCGAGACGAGTTCCGCGAGGCAGTCAAAGCCGTCAGCGGGATCGACTGGTCCGTTACAAAGGACAACGCCGCGAATCTATTCGAAACGACAATTCGCCATCTGGGCGGCCTCTTGAGCGCATACGACCTCAGCGGCGACAAAGTTCTACTAAAcaaggccgtcgagctggccgagatgctcTACCACGGGTTCGACACCCCAAACCATCTCCCAGGCTTCTGGTTTAACTACAAAGAAGCCAAATCCGGCGCTCTGGTCGCCGGCACAAACGACCCTTCTGCCTCCCCGGCCTCCCTCTGCGTCGAATTCACCCGCCTGTCGCAAATCACCGGTGACCCCAAGTACTACGACGCAACCGACCGCGTAACACGCTTCCTCGAAAGAACCCAAAACGATACCCTCCTCCCCGGCATGTGGCCCATCACCCTCGACTTCCGCAACGAAGCCGCCCGCAACAGCGAGTTTAGCCTTGGCGCACGAGCCGACTCCCTCTACGAGTACTTCCCGAAAATGCACGCCCTcaccggcggcgtcgacccCGTATACGAGCAGATGTACCGCACGTCCATGGACACGGCCGCCCAGCACCTCCTCTTCCGGCCCATGCTGCCCAGTGAGGACGACATTCTCTTCTCGGGAGACTACCACGCCCGGAGCGCGGAGAAGCTCGTCCCGGAAAGCCAGCACCTCACCTGTTTCGCAGGCGGCATgtttggcctcggcggccgcctGTTCAGCATTGACGAGCACGTCTCGCTGGGCGAGCGTCTCGCGCgcggctgcggctgggcATACAGCGTCTTCCCGACCGGCTTGATGCCCGAGATTTTCAGGCTCATCCCCTGCAACGACAGCAAGGAGTGTCCCTGGGACGACGCCGTCTGGAAGAGGGTGGGTGGCAAGAACCTCCCCAAGGGGTTCGTCAACGCCCGCGATCCGCAGTACCAGCTGCGCCCCGAGGCAATCGAGAGCCTGTTCATACTGTACCGCATCACGGGCAAGAAGGAGCTGCAGGACACGGCGTGGGCCATGTTCCAGGCGATCCTGGGCTCGACGGAAACCAAATATGCGTATTCGGCCATTTCAGATGTCACGACGAGCGGGAATACGAACAAGGTTGATTCAATGGAG AGTTTTTGGCTCGCCGAGACGCTCAAGTATTTCTATCTCATCTTTTCACCGCCGGATTTGATTAGTTTGGATGAATATGTGCTTAATACGGAAGCGCACCCTTTGAAAAGACCCACCGCAGAAGGATAA
- the cyn1 gene encoding Cyanate hydratase translates to MPEQQRLASIGANVDTRLPLHCSLLFQAKTAKNLTFAQIAEHLGRSEVACAGIFYGQVQASAEDVDKLSELLGVSRDDVAEQMMAFPNRGISVEMPPTEPLIYRLYEVIQNYGYSYKAVMNEKFGDGIMSGVCFKTDVDKEVDETGATWAVITMKGKWLPFTRF, encoded by the exons ATGCCTGAGCAGCAACGACTTGCTTCCATCGGC GCCAACGTCGATACCCGTCTCCCTCTTCACTGCAGCCTCCTCTTCCAAGCCAAAACCGCCAAGAACCTCACCTTTGCTCAGATTGCCGAACATCTTGGCCGCAGCGAAGTCGCCTGTGCTGGGATTTTCTACGGCCAGGTTCAAGCCTCTGCCGAAGATGTCGACAAACTGAGCGAGCTCCTCGGTGTAAGCCGCGATGACGTCGCCGAGCAGATGATGGCCTTTCCGAATCGCGGCATATCCGTGGAAATGCCGCCCACTGAGCCGCTCATTTATCGCCTTTATGAGGTTATCCAGAATTATGGCTATTCATACAAGGCAGTCATGAATGAGAAGTTTGGCGATGGCATCATGAGTGGTGTTTGTTTCAAGACAGACGTTGATAAGGAGGTGGACGAGACGGGGGCTACTTgggccgtcatcaccatgaaGGGGAAATG GTTGCCGTTTACCCGATTTTAA
- the tim23 gene encoding Mitochondrial import inner membrane translocase subunit tim23 has protein sequence MSSLWNAFTGGNKPRQQQHEQTHAFDAPAPSSQTSFDPSQGQGVEAFLQSSTFADPSQLHPLAGLNKDTLEYLTLEDSALSELPGGQSVLPSRGFTDDLCYGTGITYLAALSIGGVWGLQDGLKKSVGQPPKLRMNAILNGMTRRGPFLGNSAGVVAIVYNCINSLIGSLRGKHDSANTVISGFLSGVVFKSTRGVRSMMISGGVVGSVAGVWAIVRRSFFPIPEPAAPIEKL, from the exons ATGTCGTCGCTCTGGAACGCCTTTACCGGCGGCAACAAGCCgcgccagcagcaacatGAACAGACACACGCCTTTGATGCGCCTGCCCCTTCATCGCAGACCAGCTTCGACCCATCCCAGGGCCAAGGAGTAGAAGCCTTCCTCCAGAGCTCGACGTTTGCTGATCCCTCACAATTGCATCCCCTCGCTGGGCTCAATAAGGATACGCTCGAGTATCTAACGCTCGAGGACTCTGCCCTTTCCGAACTCCCAGGCGGCCAGTCCGTCCTGCCATCACGAGGATTTACCGATGATCTCTGTTACGGTACCGGCATCACATATCTAGCCGCCCTGTCGATAGGAGGTGTATGGGGTCTGCAGGATGGCCTGAAGAAGTCTGTTGGTCAGCCTCCTAAGCTGCGAATGAATGCCATTCTCAACGGAATGACTCGGAGGGGACCGTTCCTCGGCAACTCGGCCGGTGTTGTCGCAATTGTGTACAACTGCATCAACTCCTTAATTGGTAGTCTTCGCGGCAAGCATGACTCTGCCAATACAGTCATTTCTGGCTTCCTTAGTGGTGTTGTATTTAAGAGCACTCGTGGTGTTCGATCAATGATGATTTCTGGTGGTGTGGTCGGCTCCGTTGCCGGTGTCTGGGCT ATTGTGCGACGATCATTCTTTCCTATTCCTGAGCCCGCAGCTCCTATTGAGAAGCTGTGA